The proteins below come from a single Longimicrobium sp. genomic window:
- a CDS encoding carboxypeptidase-like regulatory domain-containing protein gives MRPTTTWRIIALPLSLLVLCAPTAAAQVRGSVVDSLGNAVPAASVELWSGLRRVRETRTDAQGAFQLETDRASPPTGLFVRRIGFEDSSLAIRSDTSVVIALRATALRLSGIVVTAGKRVCPNREDPAARALWESMRARYSALSGTGYFHSLGTRVRTTVPFEQIEEVGEVEPQERTWQYSGTPTWSVWRDIIGRDGYAMRINGGMGEAYAFWFYAPLQLATAQHFVESQFAELHTISIVSTGRGETVLGFCSHPGNGRTRTRLEGILTLSAARELIRARWRYLTPTLNEDAGSEVEFLPPGTVSGALLLP, from the coding sequence ATGCGCCCCACCACGACGTGGCGGATCATTGCCCTGCCGCTCTCCCTTCTTGTTTTGTGCGCCCCAACTGCCGCAGCCCAGGTTCGGGGCTCCGTTGTCGACAGCCTGGGGAACGCCGTCCCCGCTGCCAGCGTGGAACTGTGGAGCGGCTTGCGGCGCGTTCGGGAGACGCGAACCGACGCGCAAGGTGCCTTTCAACTCGAGACCGACCGCGCCTCGCCTCCAACCGGGCTGTTCGTGCGGCGGATCGGGTTCGAGGACAGCTCGCTCGCGATTCGCAGCGATACGAGTGTCGTGATCGCGCTTCGCGCGACGGCCTTGCGACTGTCGGGGATCGTTGTGACGGCCGGGAAGCGCGTCTGTCCGAATCGCGAGGATCCAGCGGCGCGGGCTCTTTGGGAGTCGATGCGGGCGCGGTACTCGGCGCTCTCGGGAACAGGTTACTTTCACTCCCTCGGCACCCGAGTCCGCACGACTGTGCCGTTTGAACAGATCGAAGAGGTTGGGGAGGTGGAACCGCAAGAACGCACCTGGCAGTACTCAGGCACACCAACCTGGAGCGTGTGGCGAGACATCATCGGCCGGGACGGATATGCGATGCGGATCAACGGAGGAATGGGGGAGGCGTATGCTTTCTGGTTCTATGCACCCCTCCAGCTGGCGACCGCACAGCACTTTGTGGAGTCGCAGTTCGCTGAGCTGCATACGATCAGCATCGTGAGTACCGGCCGCGGCGAGACGGTTCTCGGCTTCTGCTCGCACCCGGGCAACGGGCGCACTCGAACGCGGCTCGAAGGGATTCTGACGCTGTCCGCCGCGCGTGAGCTGATTCGTGCCAGGTGGCGGTATCTCACACCGACCTTGAACGAGGACGCGGGTTCGGAAGTAGAGTTCCTGCCCCCTGGTACCGTCTCTGGCGCGCTGCTCCTTCCGTGA
- a CDS encoding diacylglycerol kinase family protein, whose product MPRSLLIYNPAAGQRWRHPSPASVLRELERRGWTAELLVTEGQDHATHLVREHLSPEVEAVWVCGGDGTLGQAATALVGSGVPLGILPTGTVNVIAADCGIPNGPGPALDALTRRPGRRAFRTWRVGERAALLGLGVGFEARVMERVSLGMKRTLGFPAIGARGVLEWARYEFPALRVSGEDGDGHPFDLPATQALATITRRFGGTHTVAPAADPEDGCIDLVLFSGRSRARMAGFWLGVQLPGTAHLRIPGVRTLRARRLRVTAADGSAVIAHLNGDPVEHTPFAADPWGPVQILVPPR is encoded by the coding sequence ATGCCGCGCTCGCTCCTGATCTACAATCCCGCCGCCGGCCAGCGCTGGCGGCACCCCTCGCCCGCCTCCGTGCTCCGCGAGCTGGAGCGCCGCGGCTGGACGGCGGAGCTCCTCGTCACCGAGGGACAGGACCACGCCACGCACCTCGTGCGCGAGCATCTGTCGCCGGAAGTGGAGGCGGTGTGGGTCTGCGGCGGCGACGGGACGCTGGGGCAGGCCGCCACGGCGCTGGTGGGGAGCGGGGTCCCGCTCGGCATCCTCCCCACCGGCACGGTGAACGTCATCGCGGCGGATTGCGGCATCCCGAACGGCCCTGGCCCGGCCCTGGACGCGCTCACCCGCCGTCCGGGGCGGCGCGCGTTTCGGACGTGGCGGGTGGGCGAGCGGGCGGCGCTGCTCGGGCTGGGAGTGGGCTTCGAGGCGCGGGTGATGGAGCGCGTGTCGCTGGGGATGAAGCGGACGCTCGGCTTCCCCGCCATCGGCGCGCGGGGGGTGCTGGAGTGGGCGCGCTACGAATTCCCCGCGTTGCGCGTGTCCGGCGAAGACGGCGACGGGCACCCGTTCGATCTCCCCGCAACGCAGGCGCTCGCCACGATCACGCGCCGCTTTGGCGGCACCCACACCGTCGCCCCCGCCGCGGATCCCGAGGACGGGTGCATCGATCTCGTCCTCTTCAGCGGCCGCTCGCGGGCGAGGATGGCGGGTTTCTGGCTCGGCGTCCAGCTTCCCGGCACCGCCCACCTGCGCATCCCCGGCGTCCGCACCCTGCGCGCCCGCCGCCTCCGCGTCACCGCCGCCGACGGCTCCGCCGTCATCGCGCACCTCAACGGCGACCCCGTCGAGCACACCCCCTTCGCCGCCGACCCGTGGGGCCCCGTCCAGATCCTGGTCCCGCCTCGATAA
- a CDS encoding D-aminoacylase, producing the protein MRNSIRLAAALALLTACANPPRTGPAPDAPYDLLIRGGRIVDGTGSPWYRGDVAVRGDRIVAVGLLPGARARDTIDATGLVVAPGFIDMLGHSEYPLLRDPRAISKITQGVTTEITGEVTSVVPVNENTLRELPSETRPRVTWTDLDGYFAALERAGPAINLGTFVTVGSVRRYVIGDTDRPATPAEVEQMRGLVAGAMQQGAMGLSSGLIYAPASYASTEEVTELARVAARYGGGYASHIRSEGDRLVDAINEAIAIGEGAGTWVQIHHLKASGRANWGKMRPAVAAIEAARSRGVDVTADQYPYIASGTGLDATIPNWAHAGGTDSLLARLRDPVTRARLRTELTSGGTDWRIGTSAGGPSGVMIASVGADSLRRYQGMRLNQVAEARGQEVVDALFDVLLADRARTAAIYFSMSEEDLEWAMKQPWVSVGMDAGARAADSTVTSRPHPRAYGTFPRILCRYVRERQVITLEDAVRKFTALPASRVGLADRGVVKAGMYADLTLFDPATVCDRATFENPVQTSIGIRHVLVNGTPVVRNGAVTGARSGRGLRRGAGR; encoded by the coding sequence ATGCGCAACTCGATCCGTCTCGCCGCCGCGCTCGCCCTGCTCACCGCCTGCGCGAACCCGCCGCGCACAGGGCCCGCGCCGGATGCGCCGTACGACCTGCTGATCCGCGGGGGGCGCATCGTCGACGGCACCGGGAGCCCCTGGTACCGCGGCGACGTGGCGGTGCGCGGGGATCGGATCGTGGCCGTGGGGCTCCTGCCGGGAGCACGCGCGCGCGACACCATCGACGCCACGGGGCTCGTCGTGGCGCCGGGGTTCATCGACATGCTGGGGCACTCGGAGTACCCCCTGCTGCGCGACCCGCGCGCCATCTCCAAGATCACGCAGGGCGTGACCACCGAGATCACCGGCGAAGTCACCAGCGTGGTGCCCGTCAACGAGAACACGCTGCGCGAACTGCCCTCCGAGACCCGGCCCCGCGTCACCTGGACCGACCTCGACGGCTACTTCGCGGCGCTGGAGCGCGCCGGGCCCGCCATCAACCTGGGCACATTCGTCACCGTGGGCTCGGTGCGGCGCTACGTGATTGGCGACACGGACCGCCCCGCGACGCCCGCCGAGGTGGAGCAGATGAGGGGGCTCGTGGCCGGCGCGATGCAGCAGGGAGCGATGGGGCTCTCCAGCGGCCTCATCTACGCCCCGGCATCGTACGCCAGCACCGAGGAGGTGACCGAGCTGGCGCGGGTGGCGGCGCGCTACGGCGGCGGGTACGCGTCGCACATCCGCTCCGAGGGCGACCGGCTGGTGGACGCGATCAACGAGGCGATCGCCATCGGCGAAGGAGCGGGGACGTGGGTGCAGATCCACCACCTCAAGGCGTCCGGCCGTGCCAACTGGGGGAAGATGCGCCCCGCCGTCGCCGCCATCGAAGCCGCCCGCTCCCGCGGCGTGGACGTGACGGCGGACCAGTACCCGTACATCGCTTCGGGGACCGGGCTGGACGCCACCATCCCCAACTGGGCGCACGCGGGCGGCACCGACTCGCTCCTCGCCCGCCTGCGCGACCCCGTCACCCGCGCCCGCCTGCGCACCGAGCTCACCAGCGGCGGCACGGACTGGCGGATCGGCACCTCGGCCGGCGGCCCCAGCGGCGTGATGATCGCCTCCGTGGGCGCGGACTCGCTGCGCCGCTACCAGGGGATGCGCCTCAACCAGGTGGCGGAGGCGCGCGGCCAGGAAGTGGTCGACGCCCTCTTCGACGTCCTGCTGGCGGACCGGGCCCGCACGGCCGCCATCTACTTCTCCATGTCCGAGGAGGACCTGGAGTGGGCGATGAAGCAGCCGTGGGTGAGCGTGGGGATGGACGCCGGCGCCCGCGCCGCGGATTCCACGGTGACCAGCCGCCCGCACCCGCGCGCGTACGGCACCTTTCCGCGCATCCTCTGCCGCTACGTGCGCGAACGCCAGGTGATCACGCTGGAAGACGCCGTGCGCAAGTTCACCGCGCTCCCCGCATCGCGCGTCGGGCTGGCGGACCGCGGCGTGGTGAAGGCCGGGATGTACGCCGACCTCACCCTCTTCGACCCCGCCACCGTCTGCGACCGCGCCACATTCGAGAACCCCGTCCAGACCTCGATCGGCATCCGCCACGTCCTCGTCAACGGCACCCCCGTGGTGCGCAACGGCGCGGTGACCGGGGCGCGGTCCGGCCGCGGGCTTCGGCGCGGCGCGGGCAGGTGA
- a CDS encoding Ada metal-binding domain-containing protein yields the protein MTLTHDEMMARFYGRDRTANGRFLTGVLTTGIYCLPSCTARKPRPENVRFFGSEDEARTAGLRPCRRCRPDHFYQEYDPDLHLLATLVSEVRRGPAAFGDAAALVSASGIGATKLNALFRRHHHTTPAAFLARERVRAACRVLSEGEGTTGAAYAAGFESLSAFHENFRRHTALTPGEYRRLGSSDGFTLTLPDDFQGGYALRVIGRDAESAVERVEGGTAYKAVRLAGRPAVLVMEVADGRVRCRVEAAHEPDSETMRQAHAISLRLLGLTMDPAPFERRLTENPALLPLIEGRRGLRIPQTADAFEGIVWAIAGQQVNLPFAYALRRDLARLCGEPAGRGLRAHPTAEAVAALGYDDLTALRFSRRKAEYLVDTARLVVTGELPLDSFADVPATEVERRLGAVRGFGPWSVHYFMMRACGFADCVPVGDTGLSTGLMNFFGMDHRPGADEVRSLMEPFAPFRSLATFHLWMSLGDPA from the coding sequence ATGACGCTGACCCACGACGAGATGATGGCGCGCTTCTACGGGCGCGACCGCACGGCCAACGGGCGCTTCCTCACCGGCGTGCTGACGACGGGGATCTACTGCCTACCCTCGTGCACGGCGCGCAAGCCGCGGCCGGAGAACGTCCGCTTCTTCGGCAGCGAGGACGAGGCGCGCACCGCCGGCCTGCGCCCCTGCCGCCGCTGCCGCCCGGACCACTTCTACCAGGAATACGATCCGGACCTCCACCTCCTCGCCACGCTGGTATCCGAGGTCCGGCGCGGACCCGCCGCATTCGGCGATGCCGCCGCGCTCGTCTCCGCCTCCGGGATCGGCGCGACGAAGCTGAATGCGCTCTTCCGCCGCCATCATCACACCACGCCCGCCGCCTTCCTGGCCCGCGAGCGCGTCCGCGCCGCCTGCCGCGTGCTCTCCGAGGGCGAAGGAACGACGGGGGCGGCGTACGCGGCGGGGTTCGAGAGCCTCTCCGCCTTCCACGAGAACTTCCGCCGCCACACCGCCCTCACCCCCGGCGAGTACCGCCGCCTGGGAAGCTCGGACGGGTTCACGCTCACCCTCCCCGACGACTTCCAGGGTGGCTACGCGCTGCGCGTGATCGGGCGCGACGCGGAAAGCGCGGTGGAGCGGGTGGAGGGCGGCACCGCGTACAAGGCCGTGCGCCTCGCCGGCCGCCCCGCGGTGCTGGTGATGGAGGTCGCGGACGGCCGCGTCCGCTGCCGCGTGGAAGCCGCGCACGAGCCCGATTCCGAGACGATGCGCCAGGCCCACGCCATCTCGCTGCGGCTCCTGGGTCTCACGATGGACCCCGCGCCATTCGAGCGCCGGCTGACGGAGAACCCGGCGCTCCTTCCGCTGATCGAGGGGCGCCGCGGCCTGCGCATTCCGCAGACGGCCGATGCGTTCGAGGGAATCGTGTGGGCGATTGCCGGGCAGCAGGTCAACCTCCCCTTCGCCTACGCGCTGCGCCGCGACCTGGCGCGGCTGTGTGGCGAGCCGGCCGGCCGCGGGCTCCGCGCGCACCCCACGGCCGAGGCGGTGGCGGCGCTCGGCTACGACGACCTCACCGCGCTCCGCTTTTCGCGCCGCAAGGCCGAGTACCTGGTGGACACCGCGCGCCTGGTCGTAACCGGAGAGCTGCCGCTGGACAGCTTCGCGGACGTCCCCGCCACGGAGGTGGAGCGTCGGCTGGGGGCGGTGCGCGGCTTCGGGCCGTGGAGCGTGCACTACTTCATGATGCGCGCGTGCGGCTTCGCGGACTGCGTCCCGGTGGGCGACACGGGGCTCTCCACCGGCCTGATGAACTTCTTCGGGATGGACCATCGGCCGGGCGCGGACGAGGTGCGGTCGCTGATGGAGCCCTTTGCCCCCTTTCGCAGCCTGGCGACCTTTCACCTCTGGATGAGCCTGGGAGACCCCGCATGA